The stretch of DNA TGCTGACAACTATGTAAAAGATATTAATGAACATTTAACGGTTGGTGATGAAGTAAAGGTTAAAGTCATTAATGTCGAAAAAGATGGCAAGATTGGTCTATCTATAAAAAAGGCGAAGGATCGTCCTGTTCGCCAAAAGAACACCAAAGAGCGTACAGAGAATTTTGAATCGAAAATGAGTCGTTTCTTAAAAGACTCAGAAGATCGTCTAGCCTCTTTGAAGAAGCACACGGAATCTAAACGCGGGGGTCGAGGTGCTAAAAGAGGATAGCAGTTGCTGTCTATGATAATGCTCTAATATAAATGAAAGCAGACACATCCACGAAGATGCAGTCTGCTTTTTTGGTACGCATGAAGTTATTTAGCCAAGTCCAACGCTAGCACCCATCACTTATGGTCCTATTTTACGGTATAAAAAAAGCTCGTTCTGCTTAGCAGAACGAGCTTTTTGTTTATGATAGCGGCGGAGGGGATCGAACCCACGACCTCACGGGTATGAACCGTACGCTCTCGCCAGCTGAGCTACACCGCCATTTAAACCAACAAAAAATATCATACAACAGCAAAGGACATGTGTCAATAGAAAATAAGAGATTATAGAAATAAAACGCTGTTTTCCTATTTTTATAATTCAACTAACACAGAGGGAAGATAGAAAAACTTCAATTAAATGAAGCTTCTCTTTCATCAGTTATCTTCCAACTGAATTCGTTCCACTCGCTACGTTTCTAAACGGTTGCTTACGCTTTTGTTCTAAGGTAAGAAGTTATAAAATATTTTGACCTCATTTTATTGTGCACAGAAATTGCCACATCCAGCTCCAGCGCCCAGAAACTAGGCGACTTCACGAAATCGCCCTACGATAAAGAAGACTGCAAAATGTTCTTTATGAGGCTTAGTCGCACTTATGCCAATGGGTGAAAGTCATCATCGGCTCGTACCTCACCGTGATTCCTTTATCTCAGTTGATTCGTTCCACTCGCTACGTTTCTAAATGGTTGCTTACGCTTTTGTTCTTTAGATACAGTTTCTACTGATTCTTCGGGTGGGTACCTTCTTTTTATGAAGAAGGATAGTATAAATCCAAAAATAGCGAAAAGCGTCGCAATCATAAACGAATCATTAATTCCTTCAATTGTTGCTAAGTTCTCTATTACTTTTAACTGTTCTTCCGATACAACTGTTTGTGTCATTTCGTCCATATGCTTGACCGTTTGGCTACTCATAACGGTAACTAAAAAAGCAGTTCCAATCGCACCGGACATTTGTCGCAGCGTATTAGCCATTGCGGTTCCATGTGAATATAGACGCTGGGGCAATTGATTTAATCCAGCAGTCATTATTGGCATCATAATCATTGAAATACCCACCATGCGCAGGCTGTAGACAAACATTAAATAATAATATCCAGTTTCATTCGATAAATCAGAGAACAGAAATGTAGTAATGGCGGTTATCCCTAGTCCAGTAATTGCTAACGGTCGTGCACCAATTCTATCAAATAATTTACCAGTGATTGGTGACATAAATGCTGAGATTAACGCCCCAGGTAATAGCATCAATCCTGATGCTAACGGAGAAAAACCTCGTAAGTTTTGTAAATAAATTGGCACGAGAATCATTGCTGCAAACATCGACATGGTTATGACCACACTAATAACCGTTGTTAGGGAGAACATACTAAACTTGAACACTCTAAATTCGAGTATGGGATTTTTTAGTTTCAACTGCATCCGTATAAAGAACACCATTACAATTGCTCCTATCATTAATGGAGCAATAACTTCTACATGTTTCCAGCCCATTTCTCCTGCTAGGCTAAATCCAAGGAGTAATCCACCAAATGCGACAGTGGACATTAATATCGAAATATAATTTACTTTTGGATTGGATTGTTTGGTAACGTTACGTAAAAAGAAAAAGGCCAAAATGATATCAATGATGGCAATAGGAAGAACGATAAAGAATAATACACGCCATGAATAATTTTGGACCACCAATCCCGACAATGTGGGCCCAATTGCTGGCGCAAACATCATCGCAAGTCCTATATATCCCATCGCAGATCCTCGTTTATTGATAGGGAATAGACTTAAAATTACATTCATCAACAGTGGCATCATTATACCTGCACCAGCCGCTTGAATGACACGACCAACTAAGAGGGATGGGTAACCAAAGGCTAATCCACATACTAGCGTACCTAGGGCAAATAGTGACATTGCTGTTAGAAACAATTGTCTTGTGGTAAACTTCTCCATTAAAAAAGCCGTAATTGGAATAAGAATTCCATTCACAAGCATAAAGATCGTCGTTAATGACTGTGCTTGATTGGCAGACATATTCATATCAACAATCATGACAGGTAATGCTACATTTAATAATGTTTGATTCAGAATAGCGATAAATGATCCCATTACCATTACAAATATAATTGGTACCTTTGGTAAGTTGGTTGCATCAAGGTACGTGGATCTATCCTTCATAACGATCACTCCTCTCCGTTGTCAATTTTTCTATTATCAACTGATGGAGGCGAAATAAGCTTTCGGTATCTTCGTCACTAACTTCAGACAACTCATGAAGTCTTGCAAAAAAAAGTTTTTTTCCTTCTGCTTCTTTCTGTCTACCCTCTTCGGTTAAATTAAGGTTAATGGCTCGTCGATCAGACGTTGATTGTTCTCGTCTAAGAAAAGAGGCCTTTACCAATCTGTCAACAGTGCTGCTAACTGTACTCTTACTAATATTCATTTTTTCGGCTAGTTCTTGAAGACTTATATTCGGGTGTTCGGATATATGTTTCATTGTCTGTAGCTGTACGACGGTTATGCCTAAATCATCGGCATGATGCCACATTTGTTTATAATAAAATCGATTCACTTCTCGAAAAGAGTGAATGATTTTAGTTATTTTTTCTTCAGCATTCATTATTACAATCTCCTTAGACTCTCGAAATGTTCATGTACGAACTATTTTCGTCACTGTTAAATACTATAGGGCAGATTCACAGAGATTGCAAGAGAAATATTTCGGAATACGAATCTTTTTTCGGTACTGCTTTTATGGCTGTACTGTCTAACATAAATAAACGTATTTATTCCTTTTTAATTTCTACAAACGGTACGTCTTTCGGCAAATTATTTCATATATAAGCAAGAGGATAAATGTATCTAAGAGGAAGACAAAGAATGGAGGTAGAATAGCGATTCGATGAGGTTTGTGTGAACAAACGAGGTCAAAATCATACGTGAGACTTAGGACAATATCCATACCATGTTATCAAAGATTGTGTTGAAAGATGCTTCTTATATGGAAAACCGTCGAACGATTTTTGGACTGGCCTATGTAATTTTGACAAAAAAAGAAGGCATCATGTGGTTTACTAGTTTGAAAGATAGGAGTGGATAACATGATAGGATCAATTCCAAGGGCGGAATCGGGAACGATAGGTTTTGAGAAGTCAGGGAAAAAAGGAAAGATACGTCAGAAGATACAATCGAAGGCAAAACGATTGTTAATAGACAAAGGATGGATCTTTTATGTAACAGGATTTTTACTTGGTCGAGCAGTTATTCTATCCGCTGTATCACCTTTTGCAGTAGCTTTTATTGCTACTATATGGCTTGTCCATCGTGATAAGAGTTTGAAATCGATGATTGCAGTGTTTCTTGGCGCACTAAGCTACCAATTTGAGCATGCAATGTTTATCGGGTTAGCATTTCTAGTATTTATACTTATAGGCTCTCTAACGAAGAGTATGAAGAACCAACAATTGGTCTTGCCAATAGTTGTATTTCTATCTACCATACTTTCTCGAATTTTTTTCTATTCTTTAAGCGACACGGTGACCTCCTATGAATGGGCACTTTTAGCGGTAGAAGGGGTATTAGGAGCCGTACTTGTTATTATTTTTATGCAAAGTATTCCGCTTTTAGCACCAAAACGTTATAAGCCCGCTTTAAAAAATGAAGAGATTGTATGTTTAATTATATTAATTGCCTCTGTCTTAACAGGGTTTATTGGTTGGCAAATTTATGGAGCTTCTGTAGAACAAATATTTTCTCGTTATTTTGTATTAATTTTTTCATTTATTGGTGGAGCTGCGATAGGATCTACAGTAGGTGTGGTTGCAGGATTAATACTATCTCTTGCAAATGTTGCTAATCTCTATCAAATGAGTTTATTAGCTTTTTCAGGGTTGCTAGGAGGGCTGCTAAAGGAAGGAAAAAAACCAGGAACAGCAATTGGTTTATTAGTAGGTACGTGCTTAATCGGGATTTATGGGAATTCCGTGGCGTTAGTTCCTTCTTTGATGGAGTCTTCTGTAGCTATCGCTTTATTCTTATTAACACCAGCTAGTTGGTTTAACCATATAGCCAGATATATTCCAGGTACGGAAGCATATACGAATGAACAAGAGCAATATTTGCAGAAGGTAAGGAACGTCACCGCCAAACGGGTAGAGCAATTTTCTGATGTATTTCGTGCATTATCAAAAAGCTTTTCAGTAACAGACCCTACGGTGAATGATGAGCAACAGGAAGCACGTCGAGATACGGATTACTTTTTAAGTCAGGTCACCGAGAAAACCTGTCAGGGGTGCTTTATGAAGGATCGTTGCTGGCAAAAGGAATTCGATCAAACCTACTCTTTAATGGAGGAGATGAAAGAAGATGTTACATCCGGTAAAGACCCGAACCGAAAAGTGATGCGTAAATTTGAGAATCATTGTGTCAAATCACGGAAGGTTGTAGACGCAATGAAAGAAGAAATGAGCTTTTATGAAGCGAATCGTAAACTAAGACAACAAGTCACAGAAAGTAAGCGTCTTGTAGCAGACCAGCTACAAGGGGTATCCGATGTTATGGAAGATTTCGCTAAAGAGATTGTAAAAGAAAGGCAGCATCATGAACTTCAAGAAGCACAAGTGGTCGCTGCTCTAAAGCATATTGGAATAGAATTAACACGATTAGATATTTATCAATTGGAAAAAGGAAATGTCGATATAGAATTAACGGCAAGTTTTGGAGAATATCGCGGAGAAGGGGAGAAGTTAATAGCTCCGATATTATCGGATATACTTCATGAGATAATCGTTGTCAAACAAGAAGATATTTCTCCATTCCCGCATGGATATAGTCACTTTACATTTGGTTCAGCTAAAGAATTCGCAATTGAGACAGGAGCGGCAAATGCTGCAAAAGGAGGAGGTTTAGTTTCCGGAGATAGTTTTACAACAATTGAGTTGGGTGCTGGTAAATTTGCAATGGCAATAAGTGATGGAATGGGTAATGGGAAGCGGGCACGAGAAGAAAGTATGGAAACACTCCGACTACTTCAGCAAATTTTACAATCTGGCATTAAGGAAAAAGTGGCCATTAAGTCAATAAATTCTATTTTGTCGCTCCGAACGACAGAAGAGATGTTTGCTACGCTAGATTTATCAGTTATTGATTTACACGATGCACATGCACAATTTGTAAAGATTGGCTCTACACCTAGTTTTATTCGACGAGGGGCGAATATGATTAAGATAGAAGCAAGTAACTTACCGATTGGTATTATAAAAGAATTCGATGTGGAAATTGTAAAAGAACAATTACTGCCCGAT from Oceanobacillus iheyensis HTE831 encodes:
- a CDS encoding S1 domain-containing RNA-binding protein, which gives rise to MSIEVGSKLQGKVTGITNFGAFVELEKGTTGLVHISEVADNYVKDINEHLTVGDEVKVKVINVEKDGKIGLSIKKAKDRPVRQKNTKERTENFESKMSRFLKDSEDRLASLKKHTESKRGGRGAKRG
- a CDS encoding DHA2 family efflux MFS transporter permease subunit, translating into MKDRSTYLDATNLPKVPIIFVMVMGSFIAILNQTLLNVALPVMIVDMNMSANQAQSLTTIFMLVNGILIPITAFLMEKFTTRQLFLTAMSLFALGTLVCGLAFGYPSLLVGRVIQAAGAGIMMPLLMNVILSLFPINKRGSAMGYIGLAMMFAPAIGPTLSGLVVQNYSWRVLFFIVLPIAIIDIILAFFFLRNVTKQSNPKVNYISILMSTVAFGGLLLGFSLAGEMGWKHVEVIAPLMIGAIVMVFFIRMQLKLKNPILEFRVFKFSMFSLTTVISVVITMSMFAAMILVPIYLQNLRGFSPLASGLMLLPGALISAFMSPITGKLFDRIGARPLAITGLGITAITTFLFSDLSNETGYYYLMFVYSLRMVGISMIMMPIMTAGLNQLPQRLYSHGTAMANTLRQMSGAIGTAFLVTVMSSQTVKHMDEMTQTVVSEEQLKVIENLATIEGINDSFMIATLFAIFGFILSFFIKRRYPPEESVETVSKEQKRKQPFRNVASGTNQLR
- a CDS encoding MarR family winged helix-turn-helix transcriptional regulator → MNAEEKITKIIHSFREVNRFYYKQMWHHADDLGITVVQLQTMKHISEHPNISLQELAEKMNISKSTVSSTVDRLVKASFLRREQSTSDRRAINLNLTEEGRQKEAEGKKLFFARLHELSEVSDEDTESLFRLHQLIIEKLTTERSDRYEG
- the spoIIE gene encoding stage II sporulation protein E; amino-acid sequence: MIGSIPRAESGTIGFEKSGKKGKIRQKIQSKAKRLLIDKGWIFYVTGFLLGRAVILSAVSPFAVAFIATIWLVHRDKSLKSMIAVFLGALSYQFEHAMFIGLAFLVFILIGSLTKSMKNQQLVLPIVVFLSTILSRIFFYSLSDTVTSYEWALLAVEGVLGAVLVIIFMQSIPLLAPKRYKPALKNEEIVCLIILIASVLTGFIGWQIYGASVEQIFSRYFVLIFSFIGGAAIGSTVGVVAGLILSLANVANLYQMSLLAFSGLLGGLLKEGKKPGTAIGLLVGTCLIGIYGNSVALVPSLMESSVAIALFLLTPASWFNHIARYIPGTEAYTNEQEQYLQKVRNVTAKRVEQFSDVFRALSKSFSVTDPTVNDEQQEARRDTDYFLSQVTEKTCQGCFMKDRCWQKEFDQTYSLMEEMKEDVTSGKDPNRKVMRKFENHCVKSRKVVDAMKEEMSFYEANRKLRQQVTESKRLVADQLQGVSDVMEDFAKEIVKERQHHELQEAQVVAALKHIGIELTRLDIYQLEKGNVDIELTASFGEYRGEGEKLIAPILSDILHEIIVVKQEDISPFPHGYSHFTFGSAKEFAIETGAANAAKGGGLVSGDSFTTIELGAGKFAMAISDGMGNGKRAREESMETLRLLQQILQSGIKEKVAIKSINSILSLRTTEEMFATLDLSVIDLHDAHAQFVKIGSTPSFIRRGANMIKIEASNLPIGIIKEFDVEIVKEQLLPDDLLIMMSDGIFDGPQHVENIDLWLKRKIKEMDTADPQEIADLLLEEVIRTRSGEIIDDMTVLVAKVKKNTPQWTSIPIYESNVL